In Anaerolineales bacterium, the following are encoded in one genomic region:
- a CDS encoding aldo/keto reductase yields the protein MQYTQLGRSGLEVSRLCLGTMNFGPHTKQKDSFAVMDQALEVGINFFDTANVYGWKMGEGITEKIIGEWFAQGGGRREKTVIASKVFGRMGEWPNQRRLSALHIREACEASLKRLQTDHIDLYQMHHIDRTTPWEEIWQAMEVLVQQGKVIYVGSSNFAGWHIAQAQETAAARHFLGLVSEQSLYNLMERSIELEVIPASQHYGLGIIPWSPLNRGTLGGALQKAKAGRRAADDVEKIVAQHRPQLEAYEAFCAQRGESPADVALAWLLHQPGVTAPIIGPRTAEQFKGNLHALEITLDEEALKALDQIWPGPGGAAPEAYAW from the coding sequence ATGCAATACACACAATTGGGACGTAGCGGTTTGGAAGTCAGCCGTCTGTGCCTGGGCACCATGAATTTTGGTCCGCACACCAAACAGAAGGACAGTTTTGCTGTAATGGACCAGGCGCTGGAGGTCGGCATCAATTTCTTTGATACCGCCAATGTGTACGGATGGAAGATGGGCGAAGGCATTACCGAAAAGATCATTGGCGAATGGTTCGCCCAAGGCGGCGGGCGGCGCGAAAAGACGGTGATTGCCTCCAAGGTGTTTGGGCGCATGGGCGAATGGCCCAACCAACGCCGTCTTTCGGCCCTGCACATCCGGGAAGCCTGCGAAGCCAGCCTAAAGCGCCTACAGACCGACCATATCGACCTGTATCAAATGCACCACATCGACCGCACTACGCCCTGGGAGGAGATCTGGCAGGCGATGGAAGTGCTGGTGCAGCAAGGCAAGGTGATCTACGTAGGCAGCAGCAACTTCGCCGGCTGGCATATTGCCCAGGCGCAGGAGACGGCCGCTGCCCGCCACTTCCTGGGCTTGGTGAGCGAGCAGAGTCTCTACAATTTGATGGAGCGCAGCATCGAACTGGAGGTCATCCCGGCCAGCCAGCACTACGGCCTGGGGATCATCCCCTGGAGCCCGCTGAACCGGGGCACCCTGGGCGGCGCGCTGCAAAAGGCCAAGGCCGGCCGCCGCGCGGCGGACGACGTGGAAAAGATCGTGGCGCAGCACCGGCCACAGCTGGAAGCCTACGAGGCTTTCTGCGCCCAACGCGGCGAGTCTCCGGCGGATGTGGCCCTGGCCTGGCTGCTGCACCAGCCGGGAGTGACCGCGCCGATCATCGGCCCGCGCACGGCCGAGCAGTTCAAGGGCAATTTGCACGCGCTGGAGATCACGCTGGACGAGGAAGCCCTGAAAGCCCTGGACCAGATCTGGCCCGGCCCGGGCGGTGCAGCCCCGGAGGCCTACGCCTGGTAG
- a CDS encoding M24 family metallopeptidase, with product MTNLIQEKVQQAVAVLQEQNIDLWITFVRETRAGGDPMLPLLFGTDLTWPSALLISKNGERIAIVGHYEADTAQNTQAFSQVIDYHTSVREVLRDSVARLDPQTIAVNTSRNDTFADGLTHGMYQLLREYLGEPYAERLTSAEAIVSAVRGRKTAEELRRIRKAVRSAEEIYAETFDFVQVGQTEREIAAYMQGQTQARGLELAWEALACPAVNSGPDSPVGHAAPTDIRVEPGHILHFDFGVMEEEYCSDIQRVMYLLRPGESQAPEPVQRGFETIMKSVQAAMKAIKPGALGHQVDAAARQAVTDAGYPEYMYGTGHHMGRSVHDGAGMLGPLWEKYGEMPNVPLEVGHVYTIEPGLAVEGYGYIGIEEDIVVTQTGAEFLSTPQTELILKR from the coding sequence ATGACGAACTTGATTCAGGAAAAGGTGCAGCAGGCGGTGGCTGTGCTGCAGGAGCAAAACATTGACCTGTGGATCACCTTCGTGCGCGAGACACGCGCCGGCGGCGACCCGATGCTGCCGCTGCTGTTTGGCACTGACCTGACCTGGCCAAGCGCCCTGCTGATCAGCAAGAACGGCGAGCGCATTGCCATCGTCGGCCATTACGAAGCCGACACAGCCCAGAATACCCAAGCCTTCAGCCAAGTGATCGACTATCACACCTCCGTGCGTGAGGTGTTGAGGGACAGCGTGGCACGGCTGGACCCACAGACCATTGCGGTCAACACCTCCAGGAACGACACCTTTGCGGATGGCCTGACCCACGGCATGTACCAGCTGCTGCGCGAATACCTGGGGGAGCCCTATGCTGAACGGCTGACCAGCGCCGAAGCGATCGTGTCGGCGGTGCGCGGCCGCAAGACCGCCGAGGAACTGCGCCGGATCAGGAAAGCCGTGCGCAGCGCCGAGGAGATCTACGCCGAAACCTTCGATTTTGTGCAGGTGGGCCAGACCGAGCGTGAAATTGCCGCCTATATGCAGGGCCAGACCCAGGCGCGCGGCCTTGAGTTGGCCTGGGAGGCGCTGGCCTGCCCGGCGGTCAATTCCGGGCCAGACAGCCCGGTGGGCCACGCCGCGCCGACGGATATCCGCGTCGAACCCGGCCACATTCTGCACTTTGACTTTGGCGTGATGGAAGAGGAGTACTGTTCCGACATTCAGCGGGTGATGTACCTGCTACGGCCCGGCGAAAGCCAGGCGCCCGAGCCGGTGCAGCGCGGCTTCGAAACGATCATGAAGTCCGTGCAAGCGGCGATGAAGGCCATCAAGCCCGGCGCGCTGGGCCACCAGGTGGACGCCGCCGCCCGCCAAGCCGTGACGGACGCCGGCTACCCCGAATACATGTACGGCACCGGCCACCATATGGGTCGCAGCGTGCACGACGGGGCAGGCATGCTGGGCCCGCTGTGGGAGAAGTATGGCGAGATGCCCAACGTCCCGTTGGAGGTTGGGCATGTGTACACGATCGAACCAGGTCTGGCGGTGGAAGGCTACGGCTACATCGGCATCGAAGAAGACATCGTGGTAACGCAGACCGGCGCCGAGTTCCTCAGCACCCCGCAAACCGAGTTGATCCTGAAGAGATAA
- a CDS encoding methylglyoxal synthase, giving the protein MPIESLPTKKRIALVAHDGCKEDLVEWATHNREELAKHKLYGTGGTGTLIAAETGLKVRRFLSGPLGGDQQIGAAIATNDIDILIFFWDPLQPQPHDPDVKALLRLAVLHNIPTASNRATADFLITSDLMRAEYERRIPDFLRRLQEEREELEDDD; this is encoded by the coding sequence ATGCCAATCGAAAGCCTGCCCACGAAAAAGCGCATCGCCCTGGTGGCTCACGACGGCTGCAAGGAAGACCTGGTGGAATGGGCGACCCACAACCGCGAAGAACTTGCCAAACACAAGCTGTATGGCACCGGCGGCACCGGCACGCTGATCGCTGCGGAGACCGGCCTGAAAGTGCGCCGCTTCCTGAGCGGCCCACTGGGCGGCGACCAGCAGATCGGGGCGGCGATCGCCACCAACGATATTGACATCCTGATCTTCTTTTGGGACCCGCTGCAGCCGCAGCCGCACGACCCCGACGTGAAGGCCCTGCTGCGCCTGGCCGTGCTGCACAACATCCCGACGGCCTCCAACCGGGCCACGGCAGACTTTTTGATCACCTCCGACCTGATGCGTGCCGAATACGAGCGCAGGATTCCGGATTTCCTGCGCCGCCTGCAGGAAGAACGCGAGGAGCTGGAAGACGATGACTGA
- a CDS encoding P1 family peptidase, whose protein sequence is MTENHTLTSIDGIRVGHAQDDAAVTGCTVVLCEKGAVAGVDQRGGGPGTRETDALRPMHLVDKAHAIMLAGGSAFGLDAASGAMRYLEEKKAGFNVGVARVPIVPAAILFDLGIGSAKRRPDAEMGYQACLNASREPVAEGSLGAGTGCTVGKILGIGQAVKGGIGSAAMDIGGGVRVAALIAVNPFGDVVDPHTGEIVAGARSLRKGPIKIGKGRFADTLEVMKSQVGRTVFGAAQRENTIIGVVATNAQLDKSGANKMAAMAMNGLARSTRPANTMLDGDTLFTLATGRRKADVNIVGAFAAEVVAQAVIRAVQTAWGLGGVPALQDL, encoded by the coding sequence ATGACTGAGAACCACACCCTAACCTCGATCGACGGCATCCGCGTCGGTCACGCCCAAGACGATGCCGCGGTGACCGGCTGCACAGTGGTGCTGTGCGAAAAGGGCGCCGTAGCGGGCGTGGACCAGCGCGGCGGCGGGCCTGGCACGCGGGAAACCGACGCGCTGCGCCCAATGCACCTGGTGGACAAGGCCCACGCCATTATGCTGGCGGGCGGCTCCGCCTTTGGCCTGGACGCCGCCAGCGGCGCGATGCGCTATCTAGAGGAGAAGAAGGCCGGCTTCAACGTGGGCGTGGCGCGCGTGCCGATCGTGCCGGCGGCGATCTTGTTCGACCTGGGCATCGGCTCCGCCAAGCGCCGGCCGGACGCCGAGATGGGCTACCAGGCCTGCCTGAACGCCAGCCGTGAGCCGGTGGCGGAAGGCAGCCTGGGGGCCGGCACCGGCTGCACAGTGGGCAAGATCTTGGGCATCGGCCAGGCGGTCAAAGGCGGCATCGGCTCCGCCGCCATGGATATTGGCGGCGGCGTGAGGGTCGCCGCGCTGATAGCGGTCAACCCCTTTGGCGATGTGGTCGATCCGCATACGGGCGAGATCGTGGCCGGGGCGCGCAGCCTGCGCAAAGGGCCGATCAAGATCGGCAAGGGCCGCTTCGCCGACACGCTGGAGGTGATGAAAAGCCAGGTGGGCCGCACCGTGTTTGGCGCGGCACAGCGCGAAAACACGATCATCGGCGTGGTGGCGACCAACGCCCAGCTGGACAAGAGCGGCGCCAACAAAATGGCGGCCATGGCCATGAACGGCTTGGCGCGCAGCACGCGGCCGGCCAACACCATGCTGGACGGCGACACGCTCTTCACCCTGGCAACTGGCCGGCGCAAAGCCGATGTGAACATCGTGGGGGCCTTCGCCGCCGAAGTGGTGGCGCAGGCGGTCATACGGGCCGTGCAAACGGCTTGGGGCCTGGGCGGCGTACCCGCCTTACAAGACCTGTAG
- a CDS encoding DUF4870 domain-containing protein has translation MASNTVSSDDKLWAALAYVFTPVVPIIILLLEDKKNRPFIKEHNMQALVWAVALFVILFVLGIVTFGLISCLAPLAWIPQLYWAYKAFQGESVNIPVVTDFVKKQGW, from the coding sequence ATGGCTTCAAACACCGTAAGCAGTGACGACAAGTTATGGGCCGCGCTGGCCTATGTCTTCACTCCCGTAGTCCCCATCATCATCCTGCTGTTGGAGGACAAGAAGAACCGCCCCTTCATCAAAGAACACAACATGCAAGCCCTGGTTTGGGCAGTGGCGCTTTTCGTCATCCTGTTTGTGCTGGGCATCGTGACCTTCGGGCTGATTTCCTGCCTGGCTCCGTTGGCCTGGATCCCGCAGCTCTACTGGGCTTACAAAGCCTTCCAGGGCGAATCGGTCAACATCCCTGTGGTGACTGACTTCGTCAAGAAGCAGGGCTGGTAA
- a CDS encoding YcaQ family DNA glycosylase — MNVPALTINKAQARRFLLGYQGLLPARKLTGKQAVFRAVRQLNSIQYDPINVVGPNPHLVLQARIRNYKRDMLETALYQERSLVEGFDKVMCIYPSEDWPYFHLYRRTMGSRYAGNPGYAEAAKLIEGVRKELETRGPLSSLEMEEDSRVFGGWGTHMRAARVALDMLFFGGDVVVHRRVGSRRYFELSERALGELHSQPDPHPSPEAYLDWHVLRRIGSLGLARGSGTDHWLSMLKAPGGRPAALKRLLAAGAIRKVQISEWPEQAFYIRSQDLAALHKAEAAAGGQPAAAFIAPLDNAIWDRTLLEKVFDFYYRWEVYVPAPKRQYAYYVLPVLFGENFAARLDPAFERSSKTFVIQNWWWEAGVDKRDPALVVALGECIQEFAKYLGAESVRLGDPIRKDAVLRSALEAAGYSGG; from the coding sequence ATGAACGTTCCGGCGCTGACCATTAACAAGGCCCAGGCGCGTCGCTTTCTGCTTGGCTATCAGGGTTTGTTGCCTGCGCGCAAATTGACCGGGAAGCAAGCCGTCTTCCGGGCCGTTCGCCAACTCAACAGCATCCAATACGACCCGATCAATGTGGTTGGCCCCAACCCGCACCTGGTGCTGCAGGCCCGCATCCGCAATTACAAGCGGGACATGCTGGAAACCGCCTTGTACCAGGAACGCAGCCTGGTAGAGGGTTTCGACAAGGTCATGTGCATTTATCCCAGCGAGGACTGGCCGTATTTTCATCTGTATCGCCGCACGATGGGGAGCCGATATGCGGGCAACCCCGGCTACGCCGAGGCGGCTAAGCTGATCGAAGGCGTGCGTAAGGAATTGGAAACCCGCGGGCCGCTGTCTTCGCTTGAAATGGAAGAGGACAGCCGGGTCTTTGGCGGCTGGGGCACGCACATGCGCGCCGCACGCGTGGCCCTGGACATGCTGTTCTTTGGCGGCGACGTGGTGGTGCACCGGCGGGTGGGCAGCCGGCGCTACTTTGAGCTGAGTGAACGCGCCCTGGGCGAGCTGCACAGCCAGCCGGACCCCCACCCCAGCCCGGAAGCCTACCTGGACTGGCATGTGCTGCGCCGCATCGGCAGCCTGGGGCTGGCCCGCGGATCCGGCACGGACCACTGGCTTTCCATGCTCAAGGCGCCTGGCGGGCGCCCAGCAGCCTTGAAACGCTTGCTGGCCGCCGGTGCGATCCGAAAGGTGCAGATCAGCGAGTGGCCCGAGCAGGCCTTCTATATTCGAAGCCAGGACCTGGCGGCCTTGCACAAAGCCGAAGCGGCGGCGGGCGGCCAGCCGGCGGCCGCCTTCATTGCCCCACTGGACAATGCGATTTGGGACCGCACCCTGCTGGAAAAAGTCTTTGACTTTTATTACCGCTGGGAAGTGTATGTGCCCGCCCCAAAGAGACAATACGCCTACTATGTCTTGCCAGTCCTGTTCGGGGAAAATTTTGCGGCCCGCCTGGACCCGGCCTTTGAGCGCAGCAGCAAGACCTTCGTCATTCAGAACTGGTGGTGGGAAGCCGGAGTAGACAAAAGAGACCCTGCTCTGGTTGTGGCGTTAGGCGAGTGCATTCAAGAGTTCGCCAAGTACCTGGGAGCCGAGAGCGTGCGCTTGGGGGATCCGATCCGAAAGGACGCGGTGCTGCGCAGCGCGTTAGAGGCGGCTGGCTATTCTGGCGGATAG
- a CDS encoding 4a-hydroxytetrahydrobiopterin dehydratase, which produces MTNSLLTQQTCVPCRGDESSLNPQQAQEMHTQVPDWNLVDEKDILRLRRAFKFKDFASALTFTQQVGELAEEQGHHPVLRTEWGKVTVTWWTHKIKGLHNNDFVMAAKTDALYLNLG; this is translated from the coding sequence ATGACCAACTCACTGCTTACCCAACAGACCTGTGTGCCTTGCCGCGGGGATGAGTCCTCGCTCAACCCCCAGCAGGCGCAGGAGATGCACACCCAGGTGCCCGATTGGAACCTGGTAGACGAAAAGGACATTCTGCGTTTGCGCCGCGCCTTCAAGTTCAAGGACTTCGCCAGCGCACTAACCTTCACCCAGCAAGTCGGCGAACTGGCCGAGGAGCAGGGCCATCACCCCGTGCTGCGCACGGAGTGGGGTAAGGTCACCGTCACCTGGTGGACGCACAAGATCAAAGGCTTGCATAACAACGATTTCGTCATGGCCGCCAAGACGGATGCACTCTACCTCAATTTGGGTTAG
- a CDS encoding queuosine precursor transporter, protein MTKETQNSLSTLAIIVIASYIAAQMLADVASIKIGLLGSLAVDMGTFIYPITFTLRDLVHKVLGRQAARTLVLAAGGINLLMAAYLMWAAAFPSDPVWGLGVEFSALLGPVWRIVLASIAAEVVSELVDTEIYHWFVTRITQRYQWARVLLSNSVSVPVDNLIFSIGAFGWALPWPTVWSIFLVNLLVKYGITLLSLPLIYLAPDKQAGQ, encoded by the coding sequence ATGACCAAAGAGACTCAAAACAGCTTATCGACCTTGGCGATCATCGTGATCGCCAGTTACATCGCCGCTCAAATGCTGGCGGATGTGGCCAGCATCAAGATCGGCCTGCTGGGCAGCCTGGCGGTCGACATGGGCACCTTCATTTACCCGATCACCTTCACCCTGCGTGACCTGGTACACAAGGTGCTGGGTCGCCAGGCCGCCCGCACCCTGGTGCTGGCGGCCGGCGGCATTAACCTGCTGATGGCCGCCTACCTGATGTGGGCGGCAGCCTTCCCCAGCGACCCAGTCTGGGGCCTGGGCGTCGAATTCAGTGCCCTGCTGGGGCCAGTGTGGCGCATCGTACTGGCCTCAATTGCAGCGGAAGTGGTCAGTGAGCTGGTGGATACCGAGATCTATCACTGGTTCGTGACCAGAATTACGCAGCGCTACCAATGGGCGCGGGTGCTACTGAGCAACAGCGTCAGCGTGCCGGTGGACAACCTGATCTTCTCGATCGGTGCGTTTGGCTGGGCGCTGCCCTGGCCCACAGTGTGGAGCATCTTCCTGGTCAACTTGCTGGTCAAGTACGGCATCACCCTGCTCAGTCTGCCGCTGATCTACCTGGCGCCCGACAAACAAGCTGGACAATAA